A region of Rutidosis leptorrhynchoides isolate AG116_Rl617_1_P2 unplaced genomic scaffold, CSIRO_AGI_Rlap_v1 contig616, whole genome shotgun sequence DNA encodes the following proteins:
- the LOC139884872 gene encoding WRKY transcription factor 72A-like, with amino-acid sequence MASRHRNFVEFLVDRLVATNIHLKTWVKVGQRQILSSKQVAHGQISQESMIPDENNRYSGANHSNEEEEEQEDCKPLNINYIIAAKDVGNKRPHQGGEETKKPTEGIILPTKKDSSCNYKQDDIDELEKARSEMGKLSEENERLKTHLNQIMKDYRSLQLQFFDIVKQDQKEVNNNLSDEDHILFEEAEPDELVSLSLGSFADHSKKKLSDHQKNNNININNTATNDQGLSLGLECKLSSNNSSPKADGTDNIHDPAILKSSNIHASPTSNLDLEAKEETWPPCKALKSVLKSGSEDSNVNETSSQQNPAKKARVSVRTRCDTPNMNDGCQWRKYGQKISKGNPCPRAYYRCTVAPSCPVRKQVQRSVEDMSILITTYEGIHNHPLPVAATAMASTTSAAVSMFLSGSSTSTSSNSLNQLHGLK; translated from the exons ATGGCAAGTCGACATCGGAACTTTGTTGAGTTTCTTGTTGATCGACTAGTTGCAACAAATATACACTTGAAGACGTgggtcaaagttggtcaacgtcAAATTCTCTCCTCAAAGCAAGTGGCTCACGGTCAAATCAGTCAAG aATCAATGATTCCG GACGAGAATAATAGATATTCTGGTGCTAATCActctaatgaagaagaagaagaacaagaagATTGCAAACCACTTAACATCAATTATATTATTGCAGCCAAG GACGTCGGGAACAAAAGACCACACCAAGGAGGTGAGGAAACGAAGAAGCCAACTGAAGGAATAATTTTACCTACTAAAAAAGATTCAAGCTGCAATTATAAACag GATGATATTGATGAGCTGGAAAAAGCGAGAAGCGAAATGGGAAAGCTTAGCGAAGAAAATGAGAGACTGAAGACACACTTAAACCAAATAATGAAGGATTACCGGAGCTTGCAGCTTCAATTCTTTGACATTGTTAAGCAAGATCAAAAAGAAGTTAATAATAATCTCTCCGATGAAGATCATATATTATTCGAAGAAGCTGAACCTGATGAGCTTGTTTCTCTCAGCCTCGGAAGCTTTGCTGATCATTCCAAAAAGAAATTATCTGATCATCAGAAGAACaacaatattaacattaataatactgcTACTAATGATCAAGGATTGAGTCTAGGGCTTGAATGCAAATTAAGTAGTAATAATTCATCGCCTAAAGCAGACGGTACTGATAATATTCATGATCCTGCGATATTAAAATCATCGAATATTCATGCCAGCCCTACGAGTAACTTGGATTTAGAAGCAAAAGAGGAGACTTGGCCTCCATGTAAAGCTCTCAAGTCCGTACTAAAGAGTGGATCAGAAGATAGTAATGTCAATGAGACTTCTTCGCAACAAAACCCTGCAAAGAAAGCTAGGGTTTCTGTGAGAACTCGATGTGATACCCCCAAC ATGAATGATGGATGCCAATGGAGGAAATATGGACAAAAGATTTCCAAAGGAAACCCTTGCCCTAGAGCTTATTATCGTTGTACGGTTGCACCTTCATGCCCCGTGAGAAAACAG GTGCAAAGAAGTGTTGAGGATATGTCGATATTAATTACGACTTATGAAGGAATACACAATCACCCGCTTCCAGTTGCGGCGACCGCCATGGCGTCCACCACTTCAGCAGCCGTGTCCATGTTTTTATCCGGCTCGTCGACCAGTACAA